A region from the Dendropsophus ebraccatus isolate aDenEbr1 chromosome 1, aDenEbr1.pat, whole genome shotgun sequence genome encodes:
- the LYL1 gene encoding protein lyl-1: MCPSGDKGVSSDGTNATMEDDGTSADRRPNTADTVSASSPTSPSEPLTDEKRALVGSDGLPAHVPVISLGHSRVALRPELTTLRPVPSLMLALPGIRGALFPPQFHAHPYLPSPYLRASNLIPIFSGRFKRRSHSDILETPFIVRQPQKVARRVFTNSRERWRQQNVNGAFAELRKLIPTHPPDKKLSKNEILRLAMRYITFLVGLLGDQHNSPPKTSPSKRRYTQTAHALTPKVKESHSPKVNLPVLEDEDKTRRSEGTVSPMSGSCGDSIETDEEEGDRESVSSSTSSKMTLITSEIRKGR; encoded by the exons ATGTGTCCTTCTGGTGACAAAGGGGTATCCAGTGACGGCACTAATGCAACAATGGAGGACGATGGAACCTCTGCAGACAGGCGGCCAAACACTGCTGACACAGTATCAGCCAGCTCTCCCACTTCACCCTCTGAACCCCTCACAGATGAAAAGCGGGCACTTGTGGGGTCAGATGGACTGCCCGCCCACGTACCAGTTATTAGCCTGGGACACAGCAGAGTGGCACTGCGACCAGAACTTACCACTTTACGCCCTGTACCCTCCTTGATGCTGGCACTACCAGGGATACGTGGAGCGTTATTTCCACCTCAGTTTCATGCCCATCCTTATCTTCCCAG TCCTTACCTACGTGCCTCTAACCTGATCCCAATCTTTTCTGGGAGATTTAAGAGGAGAAGCCATTCTGACATCTTGGAAACACCTTTCATAG TGCGCCAGCCGCAAAAAGTTGCTCGGAGGGTCTTCACAAACAGCCGGGAGCGCTGGAGACAGCAGAATGTTAATGGCGCCTTTGCTGAGCTGCGGAAGCTTATCCCAACCCATCCACCTGACAAGAAGCTCAGCAAAAATGAAATCCTCCGTCTGGCTATGCGATACATCACCTTTCTGGTTGGCTTGTTGGGTGATCAACACAATTCGCCTCCTAAAACGTCTCCTTCAAAGAGGAGGTACACACAGACTGCCCATGCCTTGACCCCAAAGGTTAAGGAGAGTCACAGCCCTAAGGTGAACCTGCCTGTTCTAGAGGATGAGGATAAAACCAGACGCTCTGAAGGCACAGTGTCCCCAATGTCTGGGAGCTGTGGAGACAGCATAGAGACTGATGAGGAGGAGGGCGACAGAGAAAGTGTGTCTTCTTCAACAAGCTCAAAAATGACTCTGATCACATCAGAAATAAGAAAAGGTCGGTGA